Proteins found in one Methylobacter sp. S3L5C genomic segment:
- a CDS encoding methyltransferase domain-containing protein, whose product MSSIIEISESVRHYYGKVLQSSNDLKTSACCSIDSIPTHLKILLAELHPEVVERFYGCGSPLPPLLSGCTVLDLGCGSGRDCYLLSKLVGENGHVIGVDMTPEQLEVATRHRDWHAEQFGYKNSNVEFLYGHIENLATLGIADNSIDVVVSNCVINLSPEKAQVMAEIFRVLKPGGELYFSDVFADRRIPAALRNDPVLLGECLGGAMYWEDFRRVLSDLGCLDIRTTKESSINLDDPEVAAKIGMVKFRSVTVRAFKMPLEDRCEDYGQVACYFGTIPEHPHAFDLDDHHHFETGRPLRVCGNSTDMLMESRYAPHFTVWGDKTTHFGLFDCTPGSQGESVAAGGNCC is encoded by the coding sequence ATGAGCAGTATTATTGAAATCAGTGAATCCGTCCGGCACTACTATGGCAAAGTACTGCAATCCAGTAACGATTTAAAAACCAGCGCCTGTTGCAGTATCGATTCGATCCCTACTCACCTAAAAATACTGCTCGCCGAACTACACCCTGAAGTGGTCGAACGTTTTTACGGATGCGGCTCACCGTTACCGCCACTCCTGTCAGGCTGTACCGTATTGGATTTAGGCTGCGGTTCAGGGCGTGATTGTTACCTGTTATCGAAACTGGTGGGTGAAAATGGACACGTGATCGGCGTAGATATGACACCGGAACAATTGGAAGTTGCTACTCGCCACCGCGACTGGCATGCGGAACAATTTGGCTACAAAAACTCCAACGTGGAATTTCTGTACGGTCATATTGAAAACCTGGCTACTCTGGGTATTGCCGATAATTCCATTGACGTGGTGGTATCCAATTGTGTTATCAATTTATCTCCTGAGAAAGCACAGGTAATGGCGGAAATTTTTCGGGTCTTAAAACCCGGTGGCGAGCTGTATTTCTCTGATGTGTTTGCCGACCGTCGTATTCCGGCAGCTTTGCGTAATGATCCTGTCCTGCTTGGTGAATGCCTGGGTGGCGCCATGTATTGGGAGGACTTTCGCCGTGTCTTGTCTGATCTGGGTTGTCTTGACATACGCACAACCAAGGAAAGCAGCATTAATCTGGACGATCCGGAAGTGGCTGCCAAAATCGGTATGGTGAAATTCCGTTCTGTCACCGTGCGTGCTTTCAAAATGCCGCTGGAAGACCGCTGCGAAGATTATGGACAAGTGGCCTGTTATTTCGGCACAATACCGGAACATCCGCACGCTTTCGATTTGGACGACCATCACCATTTTGAAACCGGACGTCCCTTGCGCGTCTGTGGTAATTCTACTGACATGCTGATGGAAAGCCGGTACGCCCCACATTTTACCGTATGGGGAGACAAAACCACGCACTTTGGTTTATTTGACTGCACACCGGGATCACAAGGTGAATCAGTAGCAGCAGGTGGTAATTGTTGCTAA
- a CDS encoding dihydrodipicolinate synthase family protein, with the protein MSKNLFRGIIAYPITPFLAGDGGVDIKTLEQLIDRLIDDGSHAIAPLGSTGESAYLNDEEWNAVAEASVKHVAKRVPTVVGISDLTTQNAVRRAKFAEKAGADAVMVLPVSYWKLTEREIFQHYATISEAISIPVMLYNNPATSGLDLSPELIVRIIKEIDNVTMVKESSGDIQRMHRIAQLSNAEIPFYNGSNPLALEAFAAGAVGWCTAAPNLIPAWPLRLYEASLAGDLEQAREVFYKQLPLLQFILKGGLPTTIKAGLQVRGFDAGVPREPLLPLDSAGKNELAALIKQLNG; encoded by the coding sequence ATGTCAAAAAATCTGTTCAGAGGTATCATCGCTTATCCCATTACACCTTTTCTTGCAGGAGATGGTGGGGTTGATATTAAAACGCTGGAGCAACTAATTGATCGTCTTATCGACGATGGCTCTCATGCAATTGCTCCACTAGGCAGCACCGGCGAGAGTGCATACCTGAATGATGAGGAATGGAATGCGGTGGCTGAAGCCTCGGTAAAACATGTCGCGAAACGCGTACCGACAGTGGTTGGCATATCCGATCTGACGACTCAAAACGCCGTGCGCAGAGCTAAGTTTGCCGAAAAAGCGGGGGCAGATGCAGTAATGGTTTTACCTGTTTCTTACTGGAAGTTGACCGAACGGGAAATTTTTCAGCATTACGCAACTATCAGCGAAGCCATCAGTATTCCGGTGATGCTCTATAATAACCCGGCTACCAGTGGTCTGGATTTGTCGCCCGAGTTAATCGTGCGTATTATCAAGGAGATTGACAATGTGACGATGGTTAAGGAAAGCTCTGGTGATATTCAACGTATGCATCGAATAGCGCAACTTTCCAATGCAGAAATTCCTTTCTATAACGGTAGTAATCCTTTGGCACTGGAAGCTTTTGCCGCAGGTGCCGTCGGTTGGTGCACCGCAGCACCCAACCTGATTCCTGCCTGGCCGTTGAGACTGTATGAGGCTAGTTTGGCTGGTGATTTAGAGCAGGCGCGCGAAGTATTTTATAAACAGCTTCCCTTGCTGCAATTTATTCTTAAAGGTGGTTTACCTACGACAATAAAAGCCGGCCTGCAAGTACGCGGATTTGATGCCGGCGTTCCCCGTGAGCCTTTGTTGCCACTTGATTCTGCCGGTAAAAATGAATTAGCAGCATTGATTAAACAATTAAACGGCTAA
- a CDS encoding aldolase, translating into MADTFHIEKSELIAKAHQQMQQVLPDNLWTIREKLALTCRILFDAGHDSGLAGQITARAERSGTYYTQQFGLGFDEITPSNLVLVDEDLNVIGGSGMANPANRFHSWVYRARPDVNCIIHTHPLHIATLSMLEIPLVVSHMDICPLFDDCAFLQDWPGIPVGNEEGEIISAALGDKRALLLSHHGQLVVGTTVEEACMLAILFERAAKMQLLALASGAIKPIPQKLGSEAHDWISTAKRNQTTFAYYARRALRVHPDCLR; encoded by the coding sequence ATGGCTGATACCTTTCATATTGAAAAATCCGAACTTATTGCCAAGGCTCATCAACAGATGCAACAGGTACTGCCGGATAACTTATGGACTATTCGAGAAAAACTGGCGCTTACTTGTCGCATTCTGTTCGATGCGGGGCATGATTCCGGCTTGGCAGGACAAATCACCGCTAGAGCCGAGCGTTCGGGCACCTATTACACACAACAATTCGGCTTGGGTTTTGATGAAATTACACCGTCTAATCTGGTGCTGGTCGATGAGGATTTGAATGTCATTGGCGGCTCGGGCATGGCCAATCCGGCCAATCGGTTTCATAGCTGGGTCTATCGTGCCCGCCCTGATGTTAATTGCATTATACACACGCATCCGTTACATATTGCGACCCTGTCCATGCTGGAAATACCGTTAGTGGTATCGCATATGGATATCTGTCCTTTATTTGACGATTGCGCGTTTTTGCAAGACTGGCCGGGCATACCGGTGGGCAATGAGGAAGGCGAAATCATCTCGGCTGCCCTTGGTGACAAACGTGCCTTGTTATTATCCCATCATGGTCAATTAGTTGTGGGCACGACCGTTGAAGAGGCTTGCATGCTTGCCATACTTTTCGAGCGTGCCGCGAAAATGCAACTGCTTGCTTTGGCTTCCGGCGCTATTAAACCCATTCCGCAAAAACTGGGTAGTGAGGCGCATGACTGGATCTCCACTGCAAAACGTAATCAGACTACCTTTGCGTATTATGCCCGCCGCGCCTTAAGGGTCCATCCTGATTGCCTAAGATGA